DNA sequence from the Geitlerinema sp. PCC 9228 genome:
CAATCTTCAAGAAAGATGGCTACGACTATCAAGTCAACAAAAGTCAATTATTGTCCAGTAAATAACCTATTAGGAGGTAGCAGTAGCTTGGTAAAAGATTCCGGTGGTGGCGCGATCGCTTCGATAGGTTCGCTAGTTTCGGGATGTTGTAGTTTCAGAACCCAAGCATGTAACGCCTGACCGGTAAGGTTAACACCAACAGGTTTTCTGCGGCTGTATACCGGGTCGCCAACCAAAGGATGCCCCACGTGGGAACAATGAACGCGGATTTGGTGGGTACGTCCGGTTTTTAAGTGAAATCGCAGCAAGGTATAGTTCCCCAACCGTTCTAACACTTCCCATTCGGTAATGGCTTCCCGACCGCCACGTTCGTAGGGAACAACCGCCATTTTTTTGCGGTGAACGGGATGGCGACCCACGGGAAACACAAAAGTACCTTGGTTTTGGCTAAAACTGCCATGGACGATGCCTAAATAGTCTCGCTGTGCGGTTTTGGCTTGAATTTGTGCTTGCAAGTTTTGTAAAGCGCGATCGCTTTTGGCAACCACCAAAGCACCGCTGGTATCCTTATCCAAACGATGGACAATTCCCGGTCTTTGTTCGCCGGCAATTCCTGCCAAAAAGTCACAATGCGCCAGCAACGCATTCACCAAGGTATCTTGTTCGTGACCGGGTGCGGGATGAACCACCAAACCGGCGGGTTTGTTAATAATAATAATGGCATCATCTTCGTAGAGAATATCCAGAGGAATGTTAGCTGGTTGCAGTTCTACCGGTTGTGAGGGAGGAACGGTCACTTGTATGCGATCGCCTGCTTGTAGGGTATTTTTTTTGCAGGTACAAACGCGACCGTTGACACTCACGTGAGATTGGGCAATTAGTTGCTGGAGGCGCGATCGCGATAAATCGGGAATTTGCTTGGCCAACCAGCGGTCCAACCGCACGCCATTGGTATCAACTTTTAATTGAAAAGATTCTACCAAGTTCCTACGCAAATAGAATACCAGTTTGGGAGGGGAAGAGACCGACCAGACCGAACAGGGGGGAAGAAAGTATTTTCTAGAATTGTGCCATGCGCCCATGCTCCCACATTCGATATGCTTCTATGGTAACTTAAAAGTTCCCCGTACCGGGCGATGGTCGCTTTTTTGTTCGTCGTCGGGGCAGTAACTCGGTTGAGGATATAATATTTTAGCAGATGGGGACCAGTTTTTCACTTCCTGGGAGATAAAGACAAAATCTAGAATACTCTGGAACTTTTGGCTGCATTGGGTGGGAAGCAATTTTTGAGGTTTCACCCAGGAAAAAACGCCGTTTTGGGTAAGATAGTCAAATCCCAAATCCCGACGCAAACCATCGCTGCGAATGTCCCAATCAAAGTTATAATCACCTACAGCGACGATGGGTAAATCTTGCTTTTGCGCCCATTGATTGAGCATGCGCGCTTGTTGGTGGCGTCGTTGGCGATCGCTGCGAAATAGGTGATTGACCACAAATAAAAATTCTTCCCCTGTAGCCTGAAAGCGAAAATGTGCTACCAGAGGTGCCCGTACGTTGCCTCCTAGGTTCATATCTTGCAGTTCAAAATG
Encoded proteins:
- a CDS encoding endonuclease/exonuclease/phosphatase family protein, with translation MRYLIAFTICLALGIGGCGSNNQQWQTVGFNVESRDADPQTIAQEYVAPLENIDIWGFSEVRDGQWAQILEQAAEKGENADFGGILGTTGGDYRLLIVYNRDRFRELRHFELQDMNLGGNVRAPLVAHFRFQATGEEFLFVVNHLFRSDRQRRHQQARMLNQWAQKQDLPIVAVGDYNFDWDIRSDGLRRDLGFDYLTQNGVFSWVKPQKLLPTQCSQKFQSILDFVFISQEVKNWSPSAKILYPQPSYCPDDEQKSDHRPVRGTFKLP
- a CDS encoding RluA family pseudouridine synthase — translated: MVESFQLKVDTNGVRLDRWLAKQIPDLSRSRLQQLIAQSHVSVNGRVCTCKKNTLQAGDRIQVTVPPSQPVELQPANIPLDILYEDDAIIIINKPAGLVVHPAPGHEQDTLVNALLAHCDFLAGIAGEQRPGIVHRLDKDTSGALVVAKSDRALQNLQAQIQAKTAQRDYLGIVHGSFSQNQGTFVFPVGRHPVHRKKMAVVPYERGGREAITEWEVLERLGNYTLLRFHLKTGRTHQIRVHCSHVGHPLVGDPVYSRRKPVGVNLTGQALHAWVLKLQHPETSEPIEAIAPPPESFTKLLLPPNRLFTGQ